Proteins encoded by one window of Bacillus sp. DTU_2020_1000418_1_SI_GHA_SEK_038:
- a CDS encoding class I adenylate-forming enzyme family protein encodes MGITNNLKNRGLIGDGLKRASYRYPSRQALIYYDSEGKQTIFTYEELNKEVNRVAHSLLEMGVKKGDRIAAIGRNSPEMVLLSYALLKIGAWYTPLNFMLKPQEISQLINISQTRMFFVDRANIGAVKSIVNELHSVEKFVCYRTDEVPEGWGDFNQLVDGGTDELEIEIDDKDVAALFYTSGTESVPKGVMVTHRNFFYSNYSYMAAGVFQPEDTLLLTLPLIHMAGFTLMLHGHMVGLTIVMTEVPIPSQMATLMEEHKITLTALPPTLYLGILNVEKVNQYDYSALQKLVTWSSTIPKGMVDGWNRIAPNAQFFTIQGSSETTASPLTGSWFKTWDDVPNGDGRYVGKVVHTGSEIKLVDDYGNEVPNGIPGEQLARGPVVVKGYFNNEEANMKAFQNGWYHTGDVLIRDNDGNYFFADRKKDIVKTGGENVSSQEIENILSSHSEILQCAVFGVPDPRWGEAITAAIVLRDGSVLTKEEIIDYCKGKLSGYKIPKYFVFRSSLPTTSAGKLLKRTLKDEYKSLAQSFK; translated from the coding sequence ATGGGAATAACAAATAATTTGAAAAATAGGGGATTAATTGGTGACGGATTAAAAAGGGCAAGTTATCGATATCCGTCACGGCAGGCTCTAATTTATTATGATTCTGAAGGAAAACAAACGATTTTTACCTATGAAGAACTAAATAAAGAGGTGAATCGTGTTGCCCATTCATTACTTGAAATGGGAGTGAAAAAGGGGGACCGGATTGCTGCTATTGGTCGTAATAGTCCTGAAATGGTCCTATTATCATATGCCTTATTGAAAATTGGGGCATGGTACACACCTTTAAATTTTATGTTAAAACCTCAAGAAATAAGCCAATTGATAAACATTTCTCAGACCCGCATGTTTTTTGTAGATAGAGCAAATATTGGTGCAGTTAAGTCCATTGTCAATGAGTTGCATAGCGTTGAAAAATTTGTTTGTTATCGAACAGATGAAGTCCCAGAAGGATGGGGAGATTTTAACCAACTGGTAGATGGAGGCACCGATGAATTAGAGATTGAAATTGATGACAAAGATGTTGCAGCCTTATTTTATACAAGCGGAACGGAGTCTGTACCAAAGGGTGTAATGGTCACTCATCGCAACTTTTTTTATTCAAATTATTCATATATGGCAGCAGGCGTTTTTCAACCCGAAGATACTTTACTGCTGACACTTCCATTAATTCATATGGCAGGATTTACTTTAATGCTTCACGGCCACATGGTAGGTTTGACAATAGTAATGACAGAGGTGCCAATTCCTTCTCAAATGGCCACATTAATGGAAGAGCATAAAATTACATTAACTGCTTTGCCGCCAACATTGTATCTGGGTATTCTTAATGTAGAAAAGGTAAATCAATATGATTATTCTGCACTTCAAAAGCTAGTTACATGGTCTAGCACCATTCCAAAAGGGATGGTGGATGGATGGAATAGGATAGCCCCAAACGCTCAATTTTTTACGATACAAGGTTCCAGCGAAACAACAGCGAGCCCATTAACCGGTAGTTGGTTTAAAACATGGGATGACGTGCCAAATGGGGATGGAAGGTATGTAGGAAAAGTGGTTCATACTGGAAGTGAAATCAAACTTGTTGATGATTATGGAAACGAAGTTCCTAATGGTATACCAGGTGAACAACTTGCCAGAGGCCCTGTAGTTGTAAAGGGATATTTTAATAACGAAGAAGCCAATATGAAGGCGTTTCAAAATGGATGGTATCATACAGGTGATGTACTTATTCGTGACAACGATGGCAACTACTTCTTTGCAGATCGAAAAAAGGATATTGTTAAAACTGGAGGAGAGAATGTTTCCAGCCAAGAAATAGAAAATATCCTAAGTTCTCATTCGGAAATTCTTCAATGTGCTGTTTTTGGTGTTCCTGACCCGCGCTGGGGAGAAGCTATAACGGCGGCAATTGTATTAAGGGATGGGTCTGTCCTTACAAAAGAAGAAATAATAGATTATTGTAAAGGAAAACTATCCGGCTATAAAATTCCAAAGTATTTTGTGTTCAGGTCTAGTCTTCCTACGACATCCGCAGGCAAGTTATTAAAACGAACCCTGAAAGATGAATACAAATCTTTAGCACAAAGCTTTAAATAA
- a CDS encoding MaoC/PaaZ C-terminal domain-containing protein: protein MNFNEITVGRKFETASYKVSKEDIISFASQFDPQYMHINEEKAKQSRFGGIIASGLHTLSISFKLWVELDVLGDHVIAGTGVNNLKFTKPVYPDDVIYVITEVIRKKEAKTAGEVTLLLSSFKNDGELVLQAEISALISK from the coding sequence ATGAACTTTAATGAAATAACCGTTGGGAGAAAGTTTGAGACAGCATCATATAAGGTAAGTAAGGAGGATATCATCTCGTTTGCATCGCAATTTGACCCCCAATATATGCATATTAATGAGGAGAAAGCAAAGCAAAGTAGGTTTGGAGGAATTATTGCCTCAGGTCTACATACTTTGAGTATTTCTTTTAAGTTGTGGGTTGAATTAGACGTGCTTGGTGACCACGTCATTGCCGGAACAGGTGTTAATAACCTTAAATTTACAAAACCAGTGTACCCGGATGATGTCATCTATGTTATCACCGAAGTAATTAGGAAAAAGGAAGCAAAAACTGCCGGGGAAGTTACTTTATTACTTTCGTCTTTTAAAAACGATGGTGAACTAGTGCTACAGGCAGAAATATCTGCTCTTATTTCAAAGTAA
- a CDS encoding AMP-binding enzyme, which translates to MGELIFKAPSIMKEYYKNPDATAKTIRNGWLYTGDLAVRDEEGYILLVDRNKDMIISGGENVYSIEIENVVGSHPGVSDVAIIGTPDPKWGELVTAVVVKKAGHELSEDELINFTKQNLAGFKCPKKIIFEDSLPRNASGKLMKFELRQKYSDYLRTVNKQ; encoded by the coding sequence GTGGGAGAGTTAATTTTCAAGGCTCCATCAATAATGAAAGAGTATTATAAAAACCCAGATGCTACAGCTAAAACTATTCGAAATGGATGGTTATATACAGGCGACCTAGCAGTAAGAGATGAAGAAGGCTATATTCTTTTAGTTGATAGAAACAAAGATATGATTATATCGGGTGGAGAAAATGTATACTCAATTGAAATAGAAAATGTGGTTGGATCACACCCAGGTGTATCAGACGTTGCAATTATCGGTACTCCCGATCCCAAATGGGGTGAACTCGTAACCGCAGTGGTTGTCAAAAAGGCAGGCCATGAATTGTCCGAAGACGAATTAATCAATTTTACAAAACAAAATCTAGCTGGTTTCAAGTGTCCCAAAAAAATAATCTTTGAAGATAGTTTGCCAAGGAATGCATCAGGTAAGCTTATGAAATTTGAGCTTAGACAAAAATATTCAGACTATTTAAGAACCGTCAATAAACAGTGA
- a CDS encoding long-chain-fatty-acid--CoA ligase, with product MRMVKGCPSTSMDDYQLNTTTLIRHAVRNFPEQEILYRANNHLHRYTYKDAYTRMSKVANFLENKLGVKPGDKIGVLDWNSHRHFELYFAIPGIGATLLQMNLRISPDDLAYVTNHSEATYIFVDESLISVAEAIAPLLNTVKGFIIMTDKPMSEIKTNLSPIYHYEVKIIDESAVFDWPMVEETTAYSACYTSGTTGRPKGVYYSHRNIYLHTLKEAALVGANSHDCLLVIVPMFHGQSWGLVHTATMMGAKMIFPGRYTAEDTSPLVDLMIEENVTITAGSPAIFLPMLHYIRTLNEKPDLSRARFLSGATEPPISMMRGFKELTGAEIIHAYGATETTPLVAMNYLLNPILRNRLTDEEKWDLKRKQGLQVSGIDYKLCDPVTGDEVPRDGKTVGEICLRGPWITGAYHNAPETEHNFRDGYWRSGDAGTIDQYGYVKVVDRIKDVIKSGGEWISSIDLENTFMDHPDVLEAVVVGIPHEKWQERPLALVVTKNNKMIPRQEFEDLLYKHFAKWQFPDEILFVEEIPKTSVGKFNKKEIVKKYKNLYQESSECEVTTD from the coding sequence ATGAGAATGGTAAAAGGGTGTCCATCTACTTCCATGGATGATTATCAATTAAATACAACGACATTAATACGTCATGCTGTCAGGAACTTTCCAGAGCAGGAAATACTGTATCGAGCAAATAACCATCTTCATCGCTATACGTATAAGGATGCATATACTCGTATGTCAAAAGTTGCGAATTTTCTTGAAAATAAGTTGGGTGTAAAACCAGGTGACAAAATTGGAGTCTTAGATTGGAATAGCCACCGTCATTTTGAGTTGTATTTTGCCATTCCTGGGATTGGTGCTACACTTCTCCAAATGAATTTACGTATTTCACCAGATGATTTAGCCTACGTGACCAATCATAGTGAAGCTACATACATCTTTGTTGACGAATCATTGATATCAGTTGCCGAAGCAATTGCTCCATTATTGAATACTGTCAAGGGATTCATTATTATGACGGATAAGCCAATGTCTGAAATCAAAACAAATCTATCTCCAATCTATCATTATGAGGTAAAAATTATTGATGAAAGTGCTGTCTTTGATTGGCCGATGGTAGAAGAAACAACAGCTTACAGTGCTTGCTATACTTCAGGAACGACTGGAAGGCCTAAAGGTGTGTATTATTCACATCGGAATATTTACTTGCACACTCTTAAAGAAGCTGCACTTGTTGGTGCAAACAGTCATGATTGTTTATTAGTGATTGTCCCGATGTTTCATGGTCAATCATGGGGGCTTGTTCACACGGCTACAATGATGGGTGCAAAAATGATTTTCCCTGGACGATATACAGCAGAGGATACATCACCACTTGTAGACTTAATGATAGAAGAGAATGTCACAATTACAGCAGGTTCACCGGCTATATTCCTTCCAATGCTTCATTATATTCGAACACTTAATGAGAAACCGGATCTTAGTAGAGCAAGATTCTTATCGGGTGCAACTGAACCCCCTATCTCTATGATGAGAGGATTCAAAGAATTAACAGGGGCAGAAATTATTCATGCCTATGGAGCCACGGAAACCACTCCATTAGTTGCAATGAATTATCTTCTAAATCCAATCTTACGTAATAGATTGACTGATGAAGAAAAATGGGACTTGAAACGCAAACAAGGATTACAGGTATCAGGCATCGATTACAAATTATGTGATCCAGTTACGGGGGATGAGGTTCCCCGAGATGGAAAAACGGTGGGGGAAATTTGCCTAAGGGGTCCTTGGATTACAGGTGCTTACCATAATGCACCTGAAACGGAACATAACTTTAGAGATGGTTATTGGAGAAGTGGGGATGCAGGTACAATTGATCAGTATGGTTATGTGAAAGTTGTAGATAGGATTAAAGATGTAATCAAAAGTGGAGGGGAATGGATTTCCTCTATCGATTTGGAAAATACCTTCATGGACCATCCCGATGTTTTAGAGGCTGTAGTTGTAGGAATTCCGCATGAAAAATGGCAGGAGCGGCCTCTTGCGCTAGTTGTTACCAAAAATAATAAAATGATACCAAGGCAAGAATTTGAAGATTTATTATATAAGCATTTTGCCAAGTGGCAATTCCCAGATGAGATCCTTTTCGTTGAAGAAATACCAAAAACAAGTGTAGGTAAATTTAATAAAAAAGAAATTGTTAAAAAGTATAAAAATCTATACCAAGAGTCGTCTGAATGCGAAGTTACCACAGATTAA
- a CDS encoding enoyl-CoA hydratase, with protein MSLVKTALNDGVYEIELNRPKQLNALNSELLSDLTEAVREAKINSDIRAVLLYGSGKGFCSGGDLKDFGIDSTNPIEVKEFLQKGHEAIIGLYNMEKPVVASVHGPAVGAGCNLAFACDLIVADESAIFSEIFAKVGAIPDMGGLYFLPQKIGMHKAAELIFTGKKIDAHTASEYGLINEVVPEGQVIERGRELALSLANGPTKAIGIAKRIMHQSTHLSLEDILELEAYGQSVIFQTKDFSEGRKAFQEKREPIFLGF; from the coding sequence ATGTCATTGGTAAAAACAGCACTTAACGATGGAGTTTATGAAATAGAACTTAATCGCCCTAAGCAGCTTAATGCACTAAATTCGGAGTTGCTTTCGGATTTAACGGAAGCGGTAAGGGAGGCAAAAATTAATTCGGATATTCGGGCTGTCTTATTATACGGAAGTGGAAAGGGATTTTGTTCAGGTGGAGATTTAAAGGATTTTGGAATCGACAGCACAAATCCGATAGAAGTAAAAGAATTCTTACAGAAGGGCCATGAAGCAATAATAGGCCTCTATAATATGGAAAAACCAGTGGTGGCATCTGTACACGGCCCAGCAGTTGGTGCAGGGTGCAATTTAGCTTTTGCCTGTGATTTAATCGTTGCAGATGAGAGTGCTATCTTTTCGGAAATATTTGCAAAAGTAGGGGCCATACCGGATATGGGAGGATTATATTTCCTTCCACAAAAAATTGGGATGCATAAAGCAGCCGAACTTATTTTTACAGGGAAAAAGATCGATGCTCACACAGCCTCCGAATATGGATTAATAAATGAAGTTGTACCAGAGGGACAGGTAATAGAAAGGGGGAGAGAACTTGCACTTTCATTAGCGAATGGGCCAACTAAGGCTATAGGAATTGCAAAGCGAATTATGCATCAATCCACGCATTTGTCACTTGAAGATATATTAGAACTGGAGGCCTATGGACAATCGGTTATTTTTCAAACAAAAGATTTTTCAGAGGGAAGAAAGGCGTTTCAAGAAAAACGAGAACCTATATTTCTTGGGTTTTAA
- a CDS encoding acyl-CoA dehydrogenase family protein has translation MKHSIAIEEEITLFKKSIEGFAKKEIEPHYSQWEEDGIFPRELWKKLGDAGLLCVDIPEQYGGLGAPLHFAASIVDELSRLGYSSVAGNLAVHSNIVAHYILNAGTEEQKAHYLPKMASGEYVSAIAMTEPSAGSDLQGIKATAIKNTVTGDYVINGSKTFISNGQNFDFVIAVAKTTQAVPASKGTTLFIVDADTNGLIKGKKLKKIGLHSADTSELFFDGLTVSPRQILGELDHGFAALMQELPRERTILAVAACGAMEGVLEITVQYLHEREAFGKPLSQLQVIRHKIAEMTTEAKVNRAYVNQCLNALEKKQLSTTDASIAKLSTTEAQGRVVDGCLQLFGGYGYMVEYPISRAYTDARVQRIYGGTSEIMKEIISKDILGK, from the coding sequence GTGAAACATTCAATAGCCATTGAAGAAGAGATTACATTATTTAAAAAATCAATTGAAGGCTTCGCTAAAAAAGAGATCGAGCCCCATTACAGCCAATGGGAAGAGGATGGAATTTTTCCAAGAGAGTTATGGAAAAAACTTGGGGATGCCGGTTTGCTTTGTGTAGATATTCCTGAACAATACGGCGGCTTAGGGGCACCGTTACACTTTGCAGCCAGCATTGTCGATGAATTAAGCAGACTTGGATACAGCTCTGTTGCCGGAAATTTAGCTGTTCATTCAAATATTGTTGCCCATTATATTTTAAACGCGGGGACGGAAGAACAGAAAGCCCATTATTTACCTAAAATGGCGTCTGGGGAATACGTTAGCGCAATTGCAATGACTGAGCCAAGTGCGGGCAGTGATTTACAGGGTATAAAAGCAACTGCAATAAAAAATACGGTTACTGGCGACTATGTTATCAATGGTTCCAAAACCTTTATCTCAAACGGCCAGAACTTTGACTTTGTTATTGCTGTAGCTAAAACAACGCAGGCAGTTCCTGCTTCAAAAGGAACCACTCTCTTTATTGTTGATGCTGATACAAACGGGTTAATCAAAGGAAAAAAGCTAAAGAAAATCGGGCTGCACTCTGCTGATACATCCGAATTATTTTTTGATGGTTTGACTGTCTCACCAAGGCAAATATTAGGTGAACTAGATCATGGATTTGCCGCATTGATGCAGGAGTTGCCACGAGAGAGAACGATACTTGCTGTTGCAGCATGCGGGGCCATGGAAGGAGTCTTAGAGATTACTGTTCAATATCTTCACGAAAGAGAAGCCTTTGGAAAACCACTTAGTCAATTACAGGTGATCCGTCATAAAATTGCCGAAATGACAACAGAAGCAAAAGTAAACCGGGCTTATGTAAACCAATGTTTAAATGCCCTTGAGAAAAAACAGCTATCTACTACTGACGCCAGTATTGCAAAATTATCTACCACCGAAGCTCAAGGCCGGGTTGTAGACGGATGCCTTCAGTTATTTGGCGGTTATGGCTATATGGTAGAGTATCCAATTTCAAGGGCCTATACAGATGCAAGAGTGCAGCGAATATATGGCGGAACCTCTGAAATTATGAAGGAAATTATCAGTAAAGATATTTTAGGAAAATAG
- a CDS encoding sigma 54-interacting transcriptional regulator: protein MLISDLMTTNFICCTNEQTLKEVLPMFTETQSNILPVVDDSNKLIGIITKSKVFQALASQLSLDMTINQIYNPNPIFLHPTDHVEETRKLLLKYNVGHAPVVNKVKIPVGVISTKQLLSSYNIVYSQLSSVLDIAYDAIILVNKKAEITMVNKGFTDLFGLTRKEVLNKSTTDLFPELDIEMVINTGISIHNNPHIIEGQQSLISISPIKENGEVISAICKVTYRGLTHLHEALTKVKELEKKLSFYRNEINEMKGTKYTLFDIAGESEKIRKVKHEATLASKSMSTVLIIGESGTGKELFAQGIHAASSQRGTFVQVNCAAIPPELLESELFGYVDGAFTGAKKGGMKGKFEWAQNGTIFLDEIGDMPLTLQTKILRVLQEKEFQPIGSSRTIHLNTKIIAATNQNIEKLVSEGKFREDLYYRLNIIRLDIPPLRERLDDLPDIIQAIIQRLSQNGFYIRGVTHSALTQLMKHTWPGNVRELNNVLERAANLKTDDYIDAEDIPAFSQNNEKNDLVDQSTSRYKDKLLSTERDMIISALKESKGNKTKASQLLGISRPWLYAKIKKYNIE from the coding sequence ATGCTTATTTCAGATCTCATGACAACGAATTTTATTTGCTGTACTAATGAGCAGACATTAAAAGAAGTCCTTCCAATGTTTACTGAAACTCAATCAAACATTCTCCCCGTGGTAGATGACTCCAATAAATTAATTGGCATCATTACAAAGAGCAAAGTTTTCCAGGCTTTAGCTTCCCAGCTATCTTTGGACATGACTATTAACCAAATTTATAATCCTAATCCGATCTTTCTTCATCCAACTGATCATGTAGAAGAAACAAGAAAATTGCTGTTAAAATACAATGTTGGACATGCACCTGTTGTCAATAAGGTAAAGATTCCTGTTGGGGTCATCTCAACAAAACAATTATTGTCATCCTATAACATTGTTTATAGTCAATTATCTTCCGTACTCGATATCGCCTATGATGCTATTATTCTTGTGAATAAAAAGGCAGAAATTACGATGGTGAATAAAGGCTTCACCGATTTATTCGGATTAACCAGGAAGGAAGTTTTAAATAAATCTACAACCGATTTGTTTCCTGAACTTGATATTGAAATGGTCATTAATACTGGAATCAGCATTCACAATAACCCGCATATTATTGAAGGACAACAATCTCTCATATCGATTTCGCCTATTAAAGAAAATGGCGAAGTTATTAGTGCGATTTGTAAAGTAACCTATCGAGGGCTAACCCATTTACACGAAGCCTTAACTAAAGTGAAAGAACTAGAGAAAAAGCTATCTTTCTATCGAAATGAAATAAATGAAATGAAGGGTACGAAATATACATTATTTGATATTGCTGGAGAATCAGAGAAAATCAGAAAGGTTAAGCATGAAGCAACTTTAGCTTCTAAAAGTATGTCTACGGTTTTGATTATTGGTGAAAGCGGTACAGGAAAGGAGTTATTTGCCCAAGGAATCCATGCTGCCTCAAGTCAAAGAGGGACCTTTGTTCAGGTTAATTGTGCTGCCATTCCACCTGAATTACTTGAGTCTGAGCTTTTTGGCTATGTTGATGGTGCCTTTACGGGTGCCAAGAAAGGAGGGATGAAGGGTAAATTTGAATGGGCACAAAACGGAACGATCTTTTTAGATGAGATTGGAGATATGCCTTTAACTCTTCAGACGAAAATCTTACGAGTGCTGCAAGAAAAAGAATTTCAGCCAATTGGCAGCTCAAGAACCATTCATCTAAATACAAAAATCATTGCTGCGACCAATCAAAATATCGAAAAACTTGTATCGGAAGGAAAGTTTAGAGAGGATTTATACTATCGGTTAAATATCATAAGATTGGATATTCCTCCTCTAAGAGAAAGACTAGATGATCTGCCGGATATCATTCAGGCCATTATCCAGCGTTTGAGTCAAAATGGATTTTACATTAGAGGAGTCACACATTCAGCCTTGACCCAATTAATGAAACATACCTGGCCGGGGAATGTAAGGGAATTAAATAATGTACTTGAAAGAGCAGCAAACCTTAAAACAGATGATTATATAGATGCAGAAGATATTCCCGCTTTCAGCCAAAACAATGAGAAAAATGATCTAGTTGATCAATCAACTTCAAGATATAAAGATAAACTTCTTTCAACCGAAAGGGATATGATTATCTCGGCATTGAAAGAATCAAAGGGGAATAAAACAAAAGCAAGTCAATTGCTTGGGATCAGCCGACCATGGCTCTATGCAAAAATTAAGAAATATAATATAGAGTAA
- a CDS encoding enoyl-CoA hydratase/isomerase family protein: MNFESIILEKKQQTAWIYLNRPDHMNALSRKLVEELIQVLQTVEEDPSVRVIILSGQGKAFCAGADLKELLDDLDTEPNGKVGILDLAGKLFDKLNHLSKPLIAALNGITLAGGLEIAMTADIIVASKKAKIGDAHSNFGVLPGGGGAVRLPRKIGINRAKYLLFTGEFISAQEMKEFGLVNEVVEPENLEGFVQELADKIAMKSPLVLKEMKRLVDDGLEQPLDIALKHELLALKSHTQSYDFQEGLSAFTEKRTPDFRGY; encoded by the coding sequence GTGAACTTTGAATCTATTATCCTTGAAAAAAAGCAGCAAACAGCTTGGATTTACTTAAACCGGCCGGATCATATGAATGCCCTTTCTAGAAAATTGGTGGAGGAATTAATTCAAGTCCTTCAAACTGTAGAAGAGGATCCATCAGTACGAGTCATTATATTATCTGGTCAAGGGAAAGCATTTTGTGCTGGCGCGGATCTAAAGGAGCTTCTTGATGATTTAGATACTGAACCGAATGGAAAAGTTGGGATACTTGATTTGGCAGGAAAACTCTTTGACAAGCTCAATCATTTATCTAAACCATTAATCGCTGCTTTAAATGGGATTACCCTAGCCGGAGGATTAGAAATCGCGATGACCGCAGATATTATTGTCGCCTCTAAAAAAGCAAAAATCGGAGATGCCCACTCCAACTTTGGCGTTCTTCCAGGCGGAGGAGGGGCAGTCAGGCTTCCTCGTAAGATAGGGATCAATCGTGCAAAGTATCTATTATTTACGGGTGAATTTATTTCTGCTCAAGAAATGAAAGAATTTGGATTAGTTAATGAAGTGGTGGAACCTGAAAATCTTGAAGGATTCGTTCAGGAGTTAGCGGACAAAATCGCAATGAAGAGCCCTCTTGTTTTAAAAGAAATGAAAAGGCTCGTTGATGATGGCCTTGAACAGCCATTAGACATTGCATTAAAGCACGAACTGCTCGCGCTTAAGAGTCATACCCAGTCCTATGATTTTCAAGAGGGATTATCAGCATTTACTGAAAAAAGAACACCGGATTTTAGAGGATATTAA
- a CDS encoding MBL fold metallo-hydrolase, producing MLNIYEEDNVTCAEAIIYRSNRKERSVYSFLVDGMLIDTGANSLESDLFTFYEQCSFDFVVLTHSHEDHTGNASRIQSERNVPIFIHPNGINICAKPGSYPEYRKRVWGERKEFTALPLGKTIQSRQFEWEIIYTPGHADDHVALLNKATGILFSGDLYLDPKTKILMYFESVPVIMNSISKLLSCDFDTMFCSHSGYIPEGKKQLRQKLINLEYLYGEVKYLYNKGLSISEIDNKLFSKKHPIIELSNGEFDTLHIVTSIISDAKSEK from the coding sequence ATGTTAAATATTTATGAAGAGGATAATGTTACCTGTGCGGAAGCTATCATTTATAGATCTAATCGAAAAGAAAGGTCGGTTTATTCATTTTTAGTTGATGGCATGCTCATTGATACTGGAGCGAATTCTTTAGAATCAGATCTTTTTACTTTTTATGAACAGTGTTCGTTTGATTTTGTTGTTTTAACCCATAGCCATGAAGATCATACGGGAAATGCCTCAAGGATACAAAGTGAAAGGAATGTCCCCATTTTTATTCACCCTAATGGAATCAATATTTGTGCCAAGCCTGGGTCTTATCCAGAATATAGGAAAAGGGTCTGGGGGGAAAGAAAGGAATTTACCGCTTTGCCCCTTGGGAAAACTATTCAATCTCGGCAATTTGAATGGGAGATAATTTATACACCAGGTCATGCGGACGACCATGTTGCATTGTTGAATAAGGCTACCGGAATACTGTTTTCCGGTGATTTATATTTAGATCCTAAAACAAAAATTCTCATGTATTTTGAGTCAGTACCAGTCATAATGAATTCTATTAGTAAATTACTCTCCTGTGATTTTGATACAATGTTTTGCTCCCATTCAGGTTATATCCCAGAAGGAAAAAAGCAGTTAAGGCAGAAATTGATCAATTTAGAGTATTTATATGGGGAAGTTAAATATTTGTACAATAAGGGACTTTCCATCTCCGAAATTGATAATAAGCTGTTTTCAAAAAAACATCCTATAATCGAACTATCAAATGGAGAATTTGATACATTACATATTGTCACTTCCATTATTTCCGATGCTAAGAGTGAAAAATAG